Part of the Prunus dulcis chromosome 8, ALMONDv2, whole genome shotgun sequence genome is shown below.
tatcatcatcatcatcaacgaCTTACTTGGCTGGAGGCTTTGCAGGATCAGCAGCTGGGAGATCAAGTTTGTGGTCCTTGTTGGTCTTGGACTTTTCAGTGACATCTTTCCCAGTAATTATTGCCTGCTCCTTAGAATTAGAAAGGTTAAGCTTCAAATCCACACAGCTTGTCTCACAGCTGATCTCATCCTCACTGCTCTCAGTTTCAGAGAACCCTCTCTTCCTCATCGTCACCGCCGCCGCTTGATCTCCTTCATGGCTTCCACCATTTCCTGGTAACCCTAGCCTCAGCTCCGTCTCTTCAAACCCCATTTGAAGATAATGATCACCTTAATTACACCCTTAACTCTTGATtattaatctctctctctctctctctctctctcttgctgataaaaaaaaactctctctctctctctatatagcTGGTTTGGCTTAGCTTGTGGTGGTTCTAGTAGTGCAGAAATAATTATAGTGGGGAAGGGAGGGAAGGAAGGAGGGTCTGTTTGGGCTGCGTCGGTATTAATATGCGAATGGGTGCACTGTACACCCGGAAATGGGTCAGTGACACGTGGCAGACTGTGTGAGCTGTCTTCTACAACCTTGCTGGGCTACGTGACGACACCACTGTGTGTGATGTTATCTATCCTATGATTCTTGTGTGGAGGGTGTGGATCGTGGACACTGCACTCTCTGGACAAacctatatatttatatatatatttgcttctttcttttgccaattgattttcaCTGCTTGTTTCCAATACAATAGTCATCTTGGGCTCCACTATCTATCAaattcaattatatatatgacatCTCTGAATCTGAaatatatgcaaaaataatttattaaaattatgaaaagaaaagtttatgCGTATTTGTCAAATTGTGATTTGATTGTTGTAAGGAGGAATGACTCCTTTACATGTAAAGAGCCAAATATATATTCTTTGCATTATAATGATCTCGAGTATGAAAAATAAGGGTTACAACTTGCACCCAGGTTAATCATTTgattaaatttcttaatttttaattactaCTTTGAAGATTCATGAGCTAGCTACGTAAAGGGGGCCATCAACCAAGATTTTGGTCATAGATTATTGTGTAGATGTGCAAGTGCAAGCATCGGATCAGTAAGTTTAAGAGCTCAAGAAATTCACTCACTAATTTCATCTTTCTTGGAAGGGGAGATCCAGCTGGGTCTATTACCAACTAGTGCAATTTATTCTAACCTCTTCACTCTTTTTAGGGCTACCTCTCCCCCTCTTAGGGAGGGAGCAACAACAATTCTCTAATCCCAAACGTCCCCTTTAGCTCAATTTTTGATAACTCATTTCTTTATCGGATTCAACATAATCTTAAAATAAGTGgtgtaaattttatatttgtgtTTGTGAAAGTttcaaactaattaattaggaCGTTTCAGTAGTTTACATATCGTCTTATGCTCATGCTCGCCTAGTTCGCTCCCTCTACTATATTTATAATCTATGGATGAACtgacaaatgaaaaaaatgaaatcttCTTCTTGATTCCCTCTCCCTGTGATCTCATATCTGACTTCttactctttcttttcctcttcctTTGAATCTGTGATACCCGAGCCATGATATTTCTACAAAATATGTGCCCACCAAAATGCTGGAAGTTGTTCCtttctttaaatttatatGTAGCAAGATATGGGTGGGTTTAATTTCTTAGACggaatatatatatggctGACAATCATTTAAACATCATGAATTAATCCATAAGAATTGATAAGTGACAACTTGATCTAAATGTTGATGGTCCTCTAACTGGtttctaaataaattaatattccTTCGCGGTCCCTTAAGGAAACAATCAATGAGAGAAGAATTATTCTAAAATTCCTGGCCAGAAGGACTTATCGAATTTAATGTGAATAATTATTTAGAGGTAGACGTCTCACTTATTCACCACCAAATGATGTATCTAAAATCCATGTTTCGAACCACCAAAAGTGGCTTAGTGGTTTGTCCGTCATTTGGGTAAGACTCTAGAGTTCAGCTGGGTTTGCTCCTTAGTTCAAGTCCCAGCAGTTGCAACATCTAGTGGCCAGCGGCAGGCTCAGTTCCGCGAGTGGAGATTAGTCGAGGTGCGCGCAAGCTGGCCCGGACAACTCATGGTACTTACCAAAAATTCATGTTTCGTTTTAGAGCATCTCTAATCgatatgtcaaattgtcacatGGACATGAAATGTCAAAAATTGAAGGTTAAAGTTGCTATAACCAAGTAGTCAAATCCTACATGAATTTGAAGGCTGAAAGAgatatgtcaaaaataacatataaaaaaacttgatttcaaatattattttaatgaaCCACACTATCGATtaccatttttaaaaactttatgCATTATGTAGGCCCaatatgtttttaaaaatataataaaataatatgatatttagCATTTTGAGTGGAGTTaaattttttccaaaagtatCAAATTGCACATAAcctatcaaattcaaatttagcaTTTTGCATTTGACATCTCCAATATAAGGTAAAATATCCAACAACATTTGGTGAATCAAAAGGggttaaaattaattgattttcatgtcgtataattattatatatacaccATGCCATGCCTTGGTGTTTCCTCTACTCCACCATATTGTTGGCCAAACATGCTAAAAGTAAATGTTGGGTTGTACCCTTTTATGGCATCTATGGCTATGTGCTACATACACATATCGCTTCACCAAAAGAAATTGTTGGAAGAAAAGCACAAAGTTCTGCAATTATTTGACAGGCACTCTTAACTGTTTGTTGTTAGGCCAACATGTGTGGTGTTTGATCTGTCTTGATGTTACTCCAAAATTGTATGTACCGATCACAGTCGTGTTCGTTTATAATTATACTTTGTGAAGATTATTACAGTTAATTATTCATCACGTGTGCGTAATTAGTAATTCTTAATTGTAAATGCATGTAAATTTCACAATGAAAACTGCATGCATCTACAATGCAAGAGTCAGTTACTTAGACGCCCCCACACGCCACTAACCCTACCCCTAACCTTCTTGTTAAGGTATTCAAAAATGTTTGGCAGCTGGTAAACAATGATTTATGGACACTAATTTATAgttgaggaagaaaaatggTATAATAAATCTTGTTTTTGGTTGGTTGAGTTGGGAAGGGAGTGGGACCCAATAGTGAGTGGGATTCATTGGGTGGGTCGTgcaaaattgaattgaaattgggTTTGGGCCCACTAGAGTCGCCATGTGAAGTTGTTGGGTCTGTCACCCTTAGCGTCAAACCCGATCCCATGTGCGGCGCTGCAGGGCATCCCACTGAGACTCGCcttctcttaaattaatttaattcttcttctttttattttatttttaaatttcccCTCTTAAactcaattaattaatgaatgCCATGAGACCAAAACTGAGCCATTGACCCATTGACCATGCATCCATTTTCAACTTCATAAATTCCTCTCTTATCTCTTCTTGCTCACAAACTGATCCACCCAAGCCCAGCCAGATGCTTAGAGATAGATCTTCTCATCCAGAGAAGATAGATtacattaatatataattttttagatACAATAATACAAGCAATCTGGGGAGAAAGGACTCCAACAAATGATTTCggatgtaaaaataatttcttttaaatacttgagctacaaatttcttatatatatacacacacaacatatatattgaTGCGCAGAATGACCATataattgacaaaaaaaaggtATAATGAAACACCCATCTGTCCAAATGCTAATGATCAGTAATCATTGTAATTCAATCATcacatttttctcttctttatatataattttagtttattttcttGGGTGCAATAATTAATCAATGATTATAAATCATGGGCAGTGCTAGTTTATTccatctttaaaaaaaaaaaaaaaaaaaattaatttttttcccgTTCGCCACACAACTAGAACTTGTTTATTCGTTGGACGGTGGTCTGCTATAAGATGCATGTTAAAAAGAGAGAGTCAAATAGTTTTGGGATTAGGGTTTGAAGCAACAAGTGGTCAACAACACAATGTAGACAAGTTCGTTATAcatacctatatatatatatatatatatttcctccATTTAAATTTAGATGAACATGCAGCCAAGCAGCCTCATGCATGCAACACATGCTAATCTGCATATGGATCCACCGTTTACCATTTAATTTGgctgtttttaaaaaattatatatataaataataagatTATCAAAGCAACGGTTTAACATGCACCAACAGATTCTCGAATTACTTGTTATATATGCAAGCATACGATAGTCGGTCATAGACCGAGTTTAAGTTCACACCTAGGTTACGAAGTGTGTAACACATTCTGTATAGTAGCATTAACATTATCTAGCTAGTTGTGGGTCTTCTATTTATTACTAGCTGCAGGTAGCCAACGTTACGTAATATCTGTACACACGCGTGAGTACTTTTAAATCATACGTTAATGTAAGTGAGTGTCAGAAGATATCAACGACTGACATCAATCCATGATTAACGGGGGCGATTCTAGATGGCACAGCTCATATCTAATTGAgtgatgatatatatatatatatatatatattgtacgTATAATAATGTATGAGTATGACAAGTTGCGAGAAGAGACATGACATAAAAGATGGGCATGGCGTCGTGGCATGTCATATGGATGCATGATGGATATAGGACCACCATGCATGTTAATATTTGTACGTAAGAAGGCAGTTGGCAAACGCATAGCAAACAACGACAGAGTGGGCCAGAGAGCAAGGAATTGGAGCCAGGGACATCTCTTCGGGTGGTAGGGAGAATGGGCCTTCTCAGCTTCTCTTTAAAACCCCAAaaagtccaaaacttcaaatATTTGCACCCACGTGTGGCACCTGGCCCACATGGATCATATCAACGTCAGTCTTATCATGTCACACGTGTGAGTACATTGCTGATTGGTACGTACGAACCCATATGCATGCTGGTTTATGATTTACATTagagttgtatttttcatgcattAATTACAATGGCAAAATCAAAATGTAGTAGGGGCTTGCATAAACTTTTATCCAGAGGAGGATCGAACTCGGAAGTAAAGAAGTGGGCACAATATTATTGATCAACTAACTTAATTCACGAGTCATGTCTATGGGGCATAAACTTGATTACCGTGAAATTGACAAAGATTAGAAAGGAGGTAGACCCTGAATTCTTATCATGTCTGTACTGTGGTCCATGCATGCAAATGTTAAGCTTTAGAtagggtttttattattacaataaattaaattaattacgGGGCCTCAAATGTAGCTCAATTGTGACACTTGTCTTTGTCCGTTGCTCCTCCTTTATGCATGGCTATCAATTCTGAGTTGTCTTCTTGGTGTGTGTACAGTGCGTGTTCATATTTCCCTGTCGAAAAACTCAAGACTTTGCTGGCCAATTCCAAAAGTTGCTTCAAACCAGCTAGGTTGTGTCGGTGTCTGttagggttttattttttcttttccattttcatttgttgGAACTTGGAATACAAGACTCAACATAACATATTGGGAAGTAGCTAGCTAGGCCTAGGCCCTATGGCATGGGGCAAAAGAAAAGATCACGTTCAAAGATTAAACAACTTggcaaaattaattgatacCCAGATGATCCATGGAAAAGTTGCTTCACATACAGGACAAGGCTCTACTTTCTATTCCATTTTTGTCATAACTCATGACTTTATTTCTATTGCTTGGAACTGCCcagattgtatatatatatatatacatgcacGAATATGTGGTCATTTTCACCGTCAACATATACTTTATGTTTCACCAAATCCACAGAACCGTAGTGCATTGCATCTAACTTAATCCATAAAGGCAtaaattctttgaaaaaaacttcaaactcGGCTGCGTGAGAGAGACTTATGTGCAATGAGGTGTATACTCTTAGTCCAGCTGTAGAAGATACACACTCTTAGTCCAACTGTAGAAGACACGCTTATATGCAACGAGGTATATACTCTTACTCCAATTGTAGAAGACACGATTATGTACAACGAGATGTATACTCTTAGTCCAGCTGCAAAAGACGCCTAGCATTGCATTTTTCAGAATAGCCATATGTTGTGATAAGTTAATtcattaattagtttaatcaTAACTTTTAGTAGCAACTACAATATTACACAATCGTGAATAAAAAAcgaaagagaaagaagcaaAAGTGTTACCAAAGATAGTTAAGTCATGTGTTGCTAAGGCTTCTATTCAACATATTTATGGAGATTAATTGTAACTCAATTATAATATGCTTTACTTAAAATATGATTTATGTCTCGTTAAAACATTTAATTGTGTGCTTATACTTTTCATAACTACTaatatactattttaaaaatataattatatatttatgtgggttttataattattttggtgCAACCACCCAAAGTTCAATTAGGGTTGAGGCAAAGAGAGAGAACGGGAATGGTAAGCTGACCCTACCACATGAAATCCCACATGTCATGTAACCACAGGCCAATAAAATCCGGTCCCACTTATCTCTACCCACATGGCCAATGCCCTTCCAATCAACAACATCCACGTGGGACCGTTTGCAGTCACATGGGCTGTTTTCCGTTTCATCCTCCTGATCCAACGGTCTTTGTATCGACAGTCCCAAAGCCCACTCGAAGAGCCCATCAGAGCCGTCCATGATTGGTCCACGGTCTTCAATACCGTCGGCTTTGTTGGTCCCCCCTTTGTCCCCCTCCCATTGGGCACCAAACTGCACGTTGTTCCTCATGTGAGTGGCATCCATATCTTCACCTGTCTGACCCAGACCAAGAAAATCGATCTACCACCCACAAccaatcaattaaaaataaacttattaccatattaaaaaaatgtaataaaattaaagagaaatgCTAAGGATAATCCTCTACAAGTGAGTGAGTGACTCTCAACCAATGCATTGTGATTCTTACATGCATCTATGACTCTAAGTTGTTCATTCACAGAAAATTCTTAGGTTCAACTATTGGATCACGTCACCTATTCAATCACATTTACAggctttttgtttgttggtttAATCCAACTCTTTATTGGTTTCATTTCTCTGAGTgtgttattatatattttagacGGATTCTCAAGAACTTCTCTTCATTAACGTGTAGATAAACACAGCTCAAAATTGAACTCACTCTAGTAAGACTATTTTTTATCACACTTATGAATCATATTATGAAACACATTTCTACACAGTAATCTCGCATTTTACTTGTGTTGGAGATGGGATCTATACAATGTGATGCACAAATGTTATTCATGTGGCATTTCTAATCGAATAATCAACAAGGTATAGAGCGTGTAGGCCCCACTTTGAAATTCCAGTATGTCCAATTGTCGACCTGTGGTTGGTCATTCAACTAACGCGTGGGGGACAAGCATGTGATGTTAACATTTATCAGAATAATGAGTGAATCTCATGCTGCCATGCAccatggaaaaagaaaatcaccTAAATATTTCTTGTCCCTCTCACAATTCAGACTGCATCCTATAAAAGTTTGAGTGCCATCACCTCTTTTTcatcaacaaaaccaaatcaaacttCAACTCCACCTGACTGAAACACACAAATCTTAGAGCAACAGAAGCgcatttttctctctcatttttccaCTGCTAGGTCTGCAATCTGCTAACTAAACAAGGGTTGTAGCAAATCGATTAAGATGGAAGGGTCAGTGAAATATGAGAACAATGAAGAGCAGCTCAATTTCAAGGCAACTGAGCTGAGATTGGGATTGCCTGGAAGCACAGAAGAGCCTGAGAACAAACAAGCAGGaacacctcctcctcctaGGAACAACAAGAGGTCATCACCCGATCCAACGGCGGAGTGTTGTACAAATTCTGATCACATAGATGCCCCTCCCACCAAGTAAGCAATTCATATATAAACTCTAAACAAAAccaattaccaaaaaaaaagaaaaaaaaagaaaaagaaaaaggattaTGACTTCTGTTTTATGTTAATGTTTTGAgaaagtttaattaattatgttttggTTACTGAAATGTGTGCAGGACACAAATAGTTGGGTGGCCTCCAGTGAGATCTTATAGGAAAAACAGCATGCAAGCAAGAAAGCCAGAGGCATACGTGAAAGTAAGCGTCGATGGAGCTCCTTATCTGAGGAAGATTGATCTCAAGGTATACAAGAGCTACCCAGAACTCCTCAGGGCCTTGGAGAACATGTTCAACCTCTCCAATATTGGAAACTACTCAGAGACACAAGGCTACATTAATGGATCTGACTTTGCTCCTACTTATGAAGATAAGGATGGTGACTGGATGCTTGTTGGAGATGTCCCATGgaagtaagttcttttttcttttgattagATATCTCTTCAGTTTCCTTTCGCGTTAGAAATCTTAAAAATTCGTAACTCATgagattttttgttgttgtttgcaGTATGTTTGTGTCTTCCTGCAAAAGGCTGAGAATCATGAAAGGAACTGAAGCTAGAGGATTGACTTCTTGTTTCTGAAAACAACCACACACAAGCTGTTAATGAAAGACAAATATATATGCATTAAGGAGACACATGGAACTCCTTGATTTTGCTTGGGTTCTCCAACAATTGTTGAGAATTTGAGGTTACTACAGAAAAGACAGACAGATATAATATAAGTAGCTCAGGATACATTTTGATTTTCCCCTTTCAAAATCAATATGTAAAGAAAAAGTACTGGAACTTGTTAGTTGAGATCAAATTGTACAGAAGATGAAATGTTCCATTTAtcttaatattatatattatatgtaacAATTAGATTACACAAAGCCTGAGCTATAAATTGCTGGTGCTCTTGTAATTAAATTGATAATATGCCCGATTTCGATGtcaaaattctaaattgtAATGGCAATGGGCAAGTTCCAGATGAATGGATAGCAAATTAATTAGCAGCACGtcatataaattgaaaaatataggATACAAAACTATAGAATCAAAGCTGAATTCTTCAGTATCTCCACCAAAAATTGATAATCTATACATAAATTACCCCTTCGACACTGGTTTCCTACAACACAAGTAGTACCGCAAGCACTTAGAAAGGCGAAAAATCATCCCCAGCAAATATATTTGAGTGCATCTTAAGATCTTGGTCATTAAGGTTCCCCATTCTTGAATCCAGTATAGCAAGTTGGGACTTCACCCATGGCGGATTGTACCGGCCTTCAATCCACAAGGCTTCTCCAGTATCTTTATGCTTAAAATCCGGATATTTTGGGTTCCTCTGAAaatcacaaaacaaaattaagaataaaCAAGTCTGACTTCacatatttttatcaaaatctgAACAAACAGCAGATGATATGAGTGCATAGAGCGTTTAAAACTCGGGTATCACAGTAGCTCTAACTCAGATAAGCTAAATTTTATCATCAACCATGAACTACATATGGCATACACCTAGCATGAAAAGCTGTAATTTGTAACATTTCATTCCCAATCATTTTGTAGTACCACAGCTCATCCATTATAGTTTTCTCTCAGTTATGTAGTATAATACTAGTTTTCAGGCACTGGAAATTCCAAATTTGGTTTGATAAATACGGTGGGTGAAGATGTTCATGCATTGAGCTAAGACCAAATCAGAAAACAGAGTTTCTTGTTGCCATTTCCCAACAGTGTTTTTGCACGTGTACACACACAGAAGCACCTCTGCTCAAACATTTTTATGCCAtacaaaaacaacaagaaaagatA
Proteins encoded:
- the LOC117636420 gene encoding auxin-induced protein 22D-like; the protein is MEGSVKYENNEEQLNFKATELRLGLPGSTEEPENKQAGTPPPPRNNKRSSPDPTAECCTNSDHIDAPPTKTQIVGWPPVRSYRKNSMQARKPEAYVKVSVDGAPYLRKIDLKVYKSYPELLRALENMFNLSNIGNYSETQGYINGSDFAPTYEDKDGDWMLVGDVPWNMFVSSCKRLRIMKGTEARGLTSCF